The segment AAAGGTATTGATGGAATGATGGTTAATCCAATTGACTCTTTAACATCAAACAGAGCTCGCGATGATAGGGCAGGCTTTATTGAAGATTTTAAAAAATATATTAAAGTTGGATCGAGCGGAAGTGGTACTGAAGTTGGACTTGAGTCAATGAAAAGATTTGCCTCTCACTACAAGAGTGATTTTTTCAGAGAAGATGCTTATACAATTGTCATCATAGTATCTGATGAAGACAACACTTCAACGACTGCAGTAGAAGATTACATTTTGCCTGTTCAAGAATTGAAAACCAATAAGGGTTTACTCAAAATTCACTCAGTTGTTGCTCTTCAAACTGTAAAAAATGATTATAGAATTCAACAGGTTCAAGGTATGAAATATATCCAAGCATCTGAACTAACAAATGGTTTAGTTGCCGATATTGAGGAAAATTTTGCAACAGTGCTAACAGAGATCGGTGAAGAGATCGTTCATCTTTCTGAAAGTTTCGCTCTTGGTGATATTCCTTATCAAGGTGATTTAGAAGTTCTTGTTGATGGATCACTAGTATCTGAAGATTCTTATGATTATTTTGCAGACTCTAATACAATAAAGTTTCAAGACGGTTTTATACCTCTACAAGGAAGTGAGATTGTGGTGAAGTATAACATCCAAAAGTAATGGCAATCCTTGAGGAACTCTGGTAGAACATGGATATGGTTTCTACTAGAGTTCCTTTCTCAATTGAAAGTGAATATATTTTAAAAAATTTTGAAAAATCTTCTCAAAAAAGAGTCTATCTTATTTTGCATGGTTATTTGCAATCTGCTGATATCATCGATAAACTCACAAGCAATCTCAAGGTTAGTGGAGGGATATATCTCATTCCCAATGGCCCATTTTTTGTGCCTTATAAAAAGAATAACAAGCAGTATTATGGATATTCTTGGTATTTTTACGATGTTGAAAACGATAAATACTTAGTTAATTACACAGCAGGAACAGAATATTTAAGCAATTTCCTAAGAGCTCAAGAACTCATAAATAATCCATTGACAATTCTTGGTTATTCTCAAGGTGGTTATATGGGTCTTCAATTGGCCAAATCTTTACCCAATTGCGATCATTTGATTTGTCTCAATGCAAAGGCAAAAGCAAAGTATGTAGATGGCCCTTATCATTTCAAAATTGATCTTGTTAATGGAGAGGATGATTTGATTATTCCTCTATCTGGAGTGGAAGAAGAATTTAATAAAATACGAACAACTGGCCAAAAAATTTCATTACACAAAGTTTACAATAGTGGTCATAAGATCAATCATAATTTGATTTCAGTGGTTAACGGACTTATATAAAAGTGAATGGTTTTTACTTTTTTGCAAAAAGTTCATTGAGAATATTTTTTAAATCATTATAGTCTTTAGAAAAATAATTATTTTCATCAATTTTTTTTGAAATTTTTCTTACACTATGTAGAATTGTAGTGTGATCTCGATCGAAGGCCTTGGCCAATCTTGTTAATGAATAGTTTTTGTTATGGTAAAGATAATGCATAGCAACCTGTCTTACCAAAGTTATTCCTTGTCCCCTACCTCTCATTTTTGGATGAGCATGAGTAATTCCAAAAAATTCTGAAACCTTTTCATTACAAGTGATGACTAGTTTGTCATCATCGAGATTATCATAGAGGGTAGAAAGTTGTTGTTTTAGTACTGGTAAATCAACAATCCCATCTGACTCCAAGAGAATTTTAATTTTGTCCATGAGTCCAATAAAGAGATTCAAATCTTGTGATATATAATTCACACAGAATCTATAGACATCGTCTTTTAGCGTTATTCCATATTTATCTAATTCTGCACTTAGCATTCGTTCAACTAATAGTTCATCCCCTAGAGAGAGACCCTCTATCACGGCCCAACCCAATCTCTTTTTTAATCTTTCATATAAGTACTTTAAATGGACAGGAGGAGACTTCATTGTAAGCAAAACTAGTTTCTTATAATTTTTTAAATGCCCAATTAGGATGGAAAAGTCTTCTTGAAACTGTTTATCATTTGCGTTAACGGCCAAATCAAAATCATCGATGATTAAATAGTCAATATTTTCGGTATAATGGAGAAAAAATTGAGTAAATTTACCCTGTGAAAGGTAGTTTTTATATTCATAAAGAAACTCTTTCCCATTCCTTAAACATATTTGTTTCATGGGAAAGCGTTTTTTTATTTCATTGGCCAAACATTGGCATGTATGGGACTTACCACTTCCTGAGGTGCCAAATAAAATGGCAAATGGATAAGTCGTTTTTTCGTCATTTAAAATTGTTTCAAGTAGTGCTCTGATATTATGATTTTTGCGTCCTTGAAAATAATCAGTGAGCACAGGGCCTAAAAATGAATTCTCTTCTTTTACAGGGGCCCTCAGTTGAATCTTTTTTTTGCGATTTTTTTTTTGATTTCGCTCAACAACAGGGCCTATCCCACTTTGAGCGCTGAGGGTATCGAAATTGAAGAGTTCAAGTTGGTTTGTAGATACGTAGTTTTTTCCCATAAACGTCATAAGTCTAAAGGAAAAACTTGTAAGGTCAATAGAATAGTCTTCTGAATAGATATAAAGTGATACGCGTATCTACGAAGTGAATTCTTCTGCTAACCAAACAGGCCCTATCGATTTTAAATATTCGATGATTTCATGATGTTCATCAAATAAATCTAAAGGTGGTGTGTTTTCAAATATAGAATCACTTGATGATTGAATACTTCTTAATTTTCCTTTATCAAATGTTAGTTCATATAATTGAGTTGCATTTTTTAATTTTAATGTAAACACTGGTGTTTTGTTCCAAGTCCAAGTTTTGTCTAAATACTTTTCACTTAAGTCTACCGCCTTTGGATAAAGATCATTTAATTCATCGAAAGAAATTAATTGAGCACTATATTTAGATTTAATGTCTTCAATTAAATAATTAAGGATATTTTGCGTAGAATACCTTTTACCAAATTCACAAATGTTACAAACTTTTGACTTAACTGAGGCAACGGCCTTGGTTTCAATATTTTTATATGTTGGATTGAGTAGACCTCTTAGTTGAGCAATATTGGCCTGAACTAATAAAGTTCCATGATGAAGTGAATTACTTTTAGTGTTTTTAAAAGCGCTTCCAGAAACTTTAAATTGCTTATCATTTTGAGTTGCAATCAGATCATGACGCTCGTTAATATGAATTGGAATATTCTTCGCGCAAAGTACGTCTTTTAATAGAGTCAAATTCTGGCATCGATGTGTCTGTGAATCTTTCCTAATAAAAGAAAAGTTGAGATTTCCCAGATCATGATAAACAGTACCGCCCCCGCTGAACCTGCGAACAATGGGAAGGTTATTTTTTCTGAAATTTACTTCTCGCCAAGGATTTTGGAAATTCCCTATCACAAGGCATGGATTATTAATATAAAAAAGTAAAAC is part of the Halobacteriovoraceae bacterium genome and harbors:
- a CDS encoding VWA domain-containing protein encodes the protein MKKQLLNLTLIMTVGIALTSCQQEAEFFEKDIYSLNKAKKDQHGLPEQSEIEVPGDSSEVVEVVEVVEVVEVVEVPEVVEEPKVVEVPEVVEEPKVVDTNDGGTSDAETPGEEINEEEDIVDTQINEEITEVPQEDLFNSASELFVQKGESESAKLDIVWVIDNSGSMSDNQTALAENFEMFINAFADKNLDYRMGITTTDVSKTTSQCLYYGDYCQQKGIDGMMVNPIDSLTSNRARDDRAGFIEDFKKYIKVGSSGSGTEVGLESMKRFASHYKSDFFREDAYTIVIIVSDEDNTSTTAVEDYILPVQELKTNKGLLKIHSVVALQTVKNDYRIQQVQGMKYIQASELTNGLVADIEENFATVLTEIGEEIVHLSESFALGDIPYQGDLEVLVDGSLVSEDSYDYFADSNTIKFQDGFIPLQGSEIVVKYNIQK